A single Paludisphaera rhizosphaerae DNA region contains:
- the tpiA gene encoding triose-phosphate isomerase: MRTLLIAGNWKLNPTSTEAAAALAEGVKNGLGSATDVHVALAPPFVFLTKVDQVLEGSPIGLAAQDIYWEPNGAFTGEISGPMLVDVGCTHVIIGHSERRHGMGETNAQVNAKLKAALAAKLIPIVCIGETKDERLAEKTEEVLLEQLTGSLAGLSAEEAAGVVLAYEPVWAIGTGLTATPEQAQAVHAHIRSWLSQVFGEATAARVVVQYGGSVKADNAVQLLGCPDIDGALVGGASLKAADFLAIIKAGQEVTARGKS; encoded by the coding sequence ATGCGTACGCTGTTGATCGCCGGCAACTGGAAGCTCAATCCCACCTCGACCGAGGCCGCCGCCGCCCTCGCCGAGGGGGTCAAGAACGGCCTCGGCTCGGCGACCGACGTGCACGTGGCGCTCGCCCCCCCGTTCGTCTTCCTGACGAAGGTCGACCAGGTCCTGGAAGGCTCGCCGATCGGGCTGGCCGCCCAGGACATTTACTGGGAGCCCAACGGCGCGTTCACCGGCGAGATCTCCGGGCCGATGCTCGTGGACGTCGGCTGCACCCACGTGATTATCGGCCACTCGGAGCGTCGTCACGGCATGGGCGAGACCAACGCCCAGGTCAACGCCAAGCTCAAGGCCGCCCTGGCCGCCAAACTGATCCCCATCGTCTGCATCGGCGAGACGAAGGATGAGCGCCTGGCCGAGAAGACCGAAGAGGTTCTTCTGGAGCAGCTCACTGGCTCGCTCGCCGGCCTGAGCGCCGAGGAAGCCGCCGGCGTGGTCCTCGCTTACGAGCCGGTCTGGGCGATCGGCACCGGCCTGACCGCCACCCCGGAACAGGCCCAGGCTGTTCACGCCCACATCCGAAGCTGGCTGAGCCAGGTTTTCGGCGAAGCGACGGCCGCCCGGGTCGTCGTCCAGTATGGGGGGAGCGTCAAGGCTGACAACGCCGTCCAGTTGCTGGGCTGCCCGGACATCGACGGCGCCCTCGTCGGCGGCGCGTCCCTCAAGGCGGCCGATTTCCTCGCCATCATCAAGGCCGGCCAGGAGGTCACGGCCCGCGGCAAGTCGTGA